A genomic window from Yoonia sp. R2331 includes:
- a CDS encoding ABC transporter substrate-binding protein, whose translation MKYRKSPLLIGTLAASMVSTAAVADTELTFLLDVAPDTIAVFEAIIEAFEEANPGITVEIETRPSGGEGDNMVKTRLATGEMTDVFLYNTGSLFQAINPENFLVPITGQDYAENINQSFLQTVTAGDDIFGVPTSTAMGGGIFYNVPIYEKLGLEVPTTWAEFMANNQAIKDAGMVAVAQTYRDTWTSQLFVLSDYYNVQAAVPDFAESYTQNEAKFATTPAALRGFEKLQEVFDGGFLNEDFGAANFDAGLRMVATGEAAHYPMLTFAVGAIKATYPEHIDDIGFFAQPGDDADNNGLTVWMPSGLYIPKTSEHIEEAHKFLGFVASVESCDIQNATVGAQGPYLIDGCTLPEDVPGAVADLLPYFQEGGNTAPALEFLSPIKGPALEQITVEVGSGIRPAADGAALYDNDVKKQAQQLGLPNW comes from the coding sequence ATGAAATATCGGAAAAGTCCCTTGCTGATTGGGACGCTTGCCGCCTCGATGGTCTCGACCGCGGCTGTCGCAGACACTGAACTTACATTTCTGCTGGACGTGGCCCCTGACACGATTGCAGTCTTCGAGGCGATCATCGAAGCCTTTGAAGAGGCGAATCCAGGTATCACGGTTGAAATTGAAACCCGTCCAAGCGGTGGCGAAGGCGACAACATGGTCAAGACCCGCCTTGCGACCGGCGAGATGACGGATGTGTTCCTGTATAACACCGGCTCGCTGTTTCAGGCGATCAACCCGGAAAACTTCCTCGTCCCGATTACCGGTCAGGATTATGCGGAGAACATCAACCAAAGCTTCCTGCAGACCGTGACTGCGGGCGACGATATTTTTGGGGTTCCGACCTCGACCGCGATGGGGGGTGGCATTTTCTATAACGTGCCGATCTACGAAAAGCTTGGCCTTGAAGTACCTACAACCTGGGCTGAATTCATGGCCAACAATCAGGCCATCAAGGACGCAGGCATGGTGGCCGTCGCGCAGACCTATCGTGATACGTGGACGTCACAGCTGTTCGTTTTGTCTGACTACTACAACGTGCAAGCCGCTGTGCCCGACTTTGCCGAAAGCTACACCCAGAACGAAGCCAAGTTTGCGACGACCCCCGCAGCCCTGCGCGGTTTTGAAAAGCTGCAAGAGGTGTTTGACGGTGGCTTTCTGAACGAAGATTTCGGCGCTGCGAATTTTGACGCGGGCCTGCGCATGGTCGCAACCGGCGAGGCTGCGCATTATCCGATGCTGACCTTTGCGGTGGGGGCCATCAAGGCAACATATCCCGAGCATATTGACGACATCGGCTTTTTTGCCCAGCCCGGTGATGACGCCGACAACAATGGTCTGACCGTCTGGATGCCTTCGGGCCTTTATATCCCGAAGACGTCCGAGCACATTGAAGAGGCCCACAAGTTCCTTGGTTTCGTGGCAAGTGTTGAAAGCTGCGACATCCAGAACGCAACAGTTGGCGCGCAAGGGCCGTATCTGATTGATGGGTGCACCCTTCCCGAGGACGTGCCGGGGGCCGTTGCGGATCTGTTGCCCTACTTCCAAGAGGGTGGCAACACCGCCCCTGCGCTGGAATTCCTGTCGCCGATCAAAGGTCCGGCGCTGGAGCAGATCACCGTCGAAGTTGGATCCGGCATTCGCCCTGCTGCTGATGGTGCCGCGCTTTATGACAACGACGTCAAGAAACAAGCGCAACAACTTGGGTTGCCGAACTGGTAA
- a CDS encoding aldo/keto reductase has product MTQIKTRKLGGEGFDVSEVGLGCWQIGGDWGDTSDATSQEILQAAHAAGVTFFDTADVYGGGQSERALGQFLRNLPDPDRPKVATKFGRGGGVFPDGYTKDAMREGVESSLERLGLSKLDLVQLHCIPTDVLRQGDVFDWLRDLQSEGLVAHFGASVETIEEGLIAIQQDGLLSLQVIFNAFRQRLVQELLPQAEAKGVGIIARLPLASGVLSGKFTKDTTFPENDHRNYNRDGAAFNVGETFAGIPFEKAVELVDGLKGDLPQGLTMAEVANRWILDHRAVSTIIPGASHPAQIQRNAAVSALAPLDPAYTAALRDYYDANVAPHIRGPY; this is encoded by the coding sequence ATGACACAGATCAAGACACGCAAACTGGGGGGCGAAGGCTTTGACGTGAGTGAAGTCGGCCTTGGGTGCTGGCAGATCGGTGGGGATTGGGGCGACACGTCGGACGCCACGAGCCAGGAGATCCTGCAGGCTGCACATGCCGCGGGTGTGACGTTCTTTGATACTGCGGACGTCTATGGCGGCGGTCAAAGTGAGCGGGCCTTGGGGCAGTTCCTGCGCAATCTGCCAGATCCCGACCGCCCGAAAGTGGCCACCAAGTTTGGCAGGGGCGGTGGCGTTTTTCCTGATGGATACACCAAGGACGCGATGCGCGAAGGGGTGGAAAGCTCGCTTGAACGCCTTGGCCTTAGCAAGCTTGATCTGGTGCAATTGCATTGCATTCCGACGGATGTCCTGCGGCAAGGCGATGTGTTTGATTGGTTGCGAGACCTTCAATCTGAAGGCCTGGTTGCACACTTTGGGGCAAGTGTTGAAACCATCGAAGAGGGCCTGATTGCCATTCAGCAGGACGGGCTGTTGTCGCTTCAAGTGATCTTCAATGCCTTTCGTCAACGGCTGGTGCAAGAGCTGCTACCGCAGGCCGAGGCAAAGGGTGTGGGCATTATCGCGCGGCTGCCGCTGGCAAGTGGGGTTCTGTCAGGCAAATTCACCAAGGACACGACGTTCCCGGAGAACGATCACCGCAACTACAATCGCGATGGCGCAGCCTTTAACGTCGGAGAGACATTTGCGGGCATCCCGTTTGAAAAGGCTGTGGAACTTGTTGATGGTCTGAAGGGCGATCTTCCGCAGGGCCTGACCATGGCGGAGGTGGCGAACCGCTGGATTCTGGATCATCGGGCCGTCAGCACGATTATTCCGGGGGCGTCACATCCTGCGCAAATTCAGCGGAATGCGGCGGTGTCTGCGCTTGCCCCTCTTGATCCGGCCTATACGGCGGCGTTGCGTGACTACTATGACGCCAACGTCGCGCCGCATATTCGCGGGCCGTACTAG
- a CDS encoding carbohydrate ABC transporter permease: MKSLRPALLGISTLLVFGVVFVIPFWFIALQAVKDRQESSLLDFSWPSQTYFIQNLIEVVQARDYQLLLAYFNSTVITVGAVTGLVIFSAMVGYVLQRRPGKWNKWVNFAVLAGLMMPPAVVPTIWLLQQIGLFKTIHGMILIEIAYNLSFSILLYRAFVATVPRDLDEAARIDGASPLQLFFKVILPLLKPVTVTNIVVQSIAIFNDFTNPLYYLPGKDNVTVQLTLYNFQSQFATQYHLLFMNILLVTIPPLIVFIFFNKQIVEGMTAGAVKG, from the coding sequence ATGAAATCGCTTCGCCCTGCCTTGCTTGGCATTTCGACGTTACTGGTTTTTGGCGTCGTCTTTGTGATCCCGTTCTGGTTCATCGCGTTGCAGGCCGTGAAAGATCGGCAGGAATCGTCCTTGCTTGATTTTTCGTGGCCGTCGCAGACCTATTTCATTCAGAACTTGATCGAGGTCGTGCAAGCCCGCGACTACCAGTTGTTGTTGGCCTATTTCAATTCGACGGTCATCACCGTGGGTGCGGTGACGGGGTTGGTGATCTTTTCCGCGATGGTCGGCTATGTCCTGCAGCGACGACCGGGCAAGTGGAACAAATGGGTCAATTTTGCCGTCCTTGCCGGGCTGATGATGCCCCCGGCTGTGGTTCCCACCATTTGGCTGCTGCAACAGATCGGGCTGTTCAAGACTATTCACGGCATGATCCTGATCGAGATCGCCTATAATCTGTCCTTTTCGATCCTGCTGTACCGGGCGTTTGTTGCGACGGTCCCGCGTGATCTGGACGAAGCCGCACGGATTGATGGCGCATCGCCGCTGCAACTGTTCTTCAAGGTGATCTTGCCGCTGCTGAAACCGGTGACCGTGACCAATATCGTGGTGCAGTCGATTGCCATTTTCAACGATTTCACAAACCCGCTGTACTACCTGCCGGGCAAGGACAACGTCACCGTGCAGCTGACGCTTTACAATTTCCAGAGCCAGTTCGCGACGCAATACCACCTACTGTTCATGAACATCCTTTTGGTGACGATCCCACCGCTGATCGTGTTCATCTTCTTCAACAAGCAAATCGTCGAAGGCATGACCGCCGGCGCAGTGAAAGGTTAG
- a CDS encoding ABC transporter permease — translation MRILFTAFVVLFFIVLYGPTFLLPIFAFNDSSIVAFPLGGFTYQWFVELWNTQALKDAAFNSLLIASVVAVVSTCLAMFASRASTAYRFRGQGAAMGLIMVPMVLPEIIVGVSLLVVILQLGLPLSIWTIILGHVLICTPFCIAILRASFQQLDPSLEEASLDLGQSRINTFFLVTLPLLMPSVISSLLIAFIISLDEFVIAFFLSGTEPTLPVYIWSQLRFPQKIPSVMALGTILLVLSVLLLSLSEFFRRRGARKTGASFLETAT, via the coding sequence ATGCGCATCCTCTTCACCGCCTTTGTCGTGCTTTTCTTCATCGTGCTTTATGGCCCCACGTTCCTTCTGCCGATCTTTGCGTTCAACGACAGCAGCATCGTCGCCTTCCCGCTGGGTGGCTTCACCTATCAGTGGTTCGTCGAGCTGTGGAACACGCAGGCGCTCAAGGACGCGGCCTTCAATTCGCTCCTGATCGCAAGCGTTGTGGCGGTCGTCTCGACCTGCCTTGCGATGTTCGCCTCGCGCGCCTCAACCGCCTACCGGTTTCGCGGTCAGGGTGCGGCAATGGGGCTGATCATGGTGCCGATGGTGCTGCCCGAAATCATCGTTGGCGTCTCGCTTTTGGTGGTCATCTTGCAATTGGGCCTGCCCCTTTCGATCTGGACGATCATCCTGGGCCATGTGCTGATCTGCACCCCTTTTTGCATCGCGATCCTGCGCGCGTCCTTCCAACAGCTTGACCCCAGCCTGGAAGAGGCCTCGCTTGATCTGGGACAGTCGCGGATCAACACCTTCTTTCTGGTGACCTTGCCGCTGTTGATGCCAAGCGTGATTTCCAGCTTGCTGATCGCCTTCATCATCTCTCTGGATGAGTTTGTGATCGCATTCTTTTTGTCCGGCACCGAACCCACACTGCCAGTCTACATCTGGTCGCAACTGCGTTTCCCGCAGAAAATCCCCTCTGTCATGGCGCTGGGCACCATCCTTCTGGTGCTCTCGGTTCTGCTGCTTAGCCTGTCGGAATTTTTCCGTCGCCGCGGCGCGCGCAAGACAGGCGCTTCATTTCTGGAAACCGCCACATGA
- a CDS encoding ABC transporter permease, which produces MKRWLSSETGRGYLMISPPFVYAILLLAVPLALVLAMSVWTQDFLDIQRGFSMANYIEAWTNPLYQTLMLRSLKIALITTLVTVLIAYPIAYYISFVVPDRQKPIWIFLITIPFWTSYLMRIFLWKVILGFNGVVNGSLMELGLIAEPLDFILYNQAAVVITLSHAWVPFAVLPIFVTMERIDRSLLEAARDLGDSPFWRLIRVTLPLSMPGVVAATLIVFVPTIGDYITPRLVGGPDGLMIANMIEVQFKKSNNAPLGAALAVSSMMLVTAVALIFVWLNRRHMTRRG; this is translated from the coding sequence ATGAAAAGGTGGTTGAGTTCAGAAACCGGTCGCGGTTACCTGATGATCTCTCCGCCATTTGTCTATGCGATCCTGCTGTTGGCCGTACCGCTGGCGCTTGTCCTCGCGATGAGTGTCTGGACACAGGATTTTCTGGATATTCAGCGCGGCTTTTCGATGGCCAACTACATCGAGGCTTGGACCAATCCGCTTTACCAGACGCTGATGCTGCGCTCGCTCAAGATCGCGCTCATCACCACGCTGGTCACCGTGCTGATCGCTTATCCCATCGCCTACTACATCTCCTTTGTGGTGCCCGACCGGCAGAAACCGATCTGGATCTTCCTGATTACGATTCCGTTCTGGACCAGCTACCTGATGCGGATTTTCCTGTGGAAGGTGATCCTGGGCTTTAACGGCGTGGTAAACGGGTCGCTTATGGAACTGGGCCTGATCGCGGAACCGCTGGACTTTATCCTTTATAATCAAGCCGCTGTGGTCATCACGCTCAGCCATGCCTGGGTGCCTTTTGCGGTGCTGCCGATCTTTGTGACAATGGAACGGATCGACCGCAGCCTGCTTGAAGCGGCGCGTGATCTGGGCGATTCACCCTTTTGGCGGCTGATCCGCGTGACCCTGCCGCTCAGTATGCCGGGCGTTGTGGCCGCCACGCTGATCGTCTTTGTGCCGACGATTGGTGACTATATCACCCCGCGCCTTGTGGGTGGGCCTGATGGGCTGATGATCGCCAATATGATCGAAGTGCAATTCAAGAAATCGAACAATGCACCCTTGGGGGCGGCCCTTGCGGTGTCGTCGATGATGCTTGTCACCGCCGTGGCCCTGATCTTTGTCTGGCTCAACCGCCGCCACATGACGCGAAGGGGCTAG
- a CDS encoding extracellular solute-binding protein has product MKHLLKGTCAAIAIAAPLTALAQDPGLIVLDWSGYEDPGFIGAYIETHGDVPSYSFFGDEDEAFQKLRSGFKADVSHPCSQSVEKWRLAGLIEPLDTSRIDRWDDVNAVKESFVHDGEYYMLPMDWGTTALTYRSDMVDAADMTSLQVFLDPAFAGRTSLPDNVDDVYALAFLATGVTDWTEVTPEQVAAASDWLRKAHQNVRTYWADGAELQQLMASGEVTVAWAWNEVPTTLLAEGHPVAVNRNTVEGSSSWFCGYVNLVDGPNDEQKMYDFLNAWMEPDSAEYIVNEWGYGHGNQTAVDALGTEALEGVGLGATETPILAQAPMDVRVREGMVNEFENIKAGF; this is encoded by the coding sequence ATGAAACACCTTTTGAAAGGCACCTGCGCGGCCATCGCCATCGCCGCCCCGCTGACAGCGCTGGCGCAAGATCCCGGCCTGATCGTGCTCGACTGGTCCGGCTACGAAGACCCCGGCTTTATCGGCGCTTATATTGAGACGCACGGCGATGTGCCCTCTTATTCCTTCTTCGGTGACGAAGACGAAGCCTTCCAGAAACTCCGCTCTGGTTTCAAGGCCGATGTGTCCCACCCCTGCTCTCAGTCGGTGGAAAAGTGGCGGCTTGCCGGGCTGATCGAACCACTGGATACATCCCGGATCGACCGCTGGGATGACGTCAACGCGGTCAAGGAAAGCTTTGTCCACGACGGCGAATACTACATGCTCCCGATGGACTGGGGCACCACCGCGCTGACCTACCGCTCTGACATGGTGGACGCCGCTGACATGACCTCGCTGCAGGTCTTCCTTGACCCCGCCTTTGCCGGTCGCACTTCGTTGCCCGACAATGTTGATGATGTCTATGCGCTGGCTTTCCTAGCCACTGGCGTCACCGACTGGACCGAAGTGACCCCCGAACAGGTCGCCGCCGCCTCTGACTGGCTGCGCAAGGCCCATCAGAACGTGCGGACCTATTGGGCCGATGGCGCTGAACTTCAGCAGCTCATGGCCTCGGGCGAAGTCACCGTTGCATGGGCGTGGAACGAAGTGCCCACCACCCTGCTGGCCGAAGGTCACCCCGTTGCCGTCAACCGCAACACCGTTGAAGGATCATCATCCTGGTTCTGCGGCTACGTGAACCTTGTGGACGGGCCCAACGACGAACAGAAAATGTACGACTTCCTGAATGCATGGATGGAACCGGATTCGGCTGAATACATCGTCAACGAATGGGGCTACGGCCACGGCAACCAGACCGCCGTTGACGCGCTCGGGACCGAAGCGCTGGAAGGTGTCGGCCTGGGTGCCACCGAAACCCCGATCCTGGCACAGGCTCCGATGGATGTGCGCGTCCGCGAAGGCATGGTCAACGAATTCGAAAACATCAAAGCCGGGTTCTGA
- a CDS encoding ABC transporter ATP-binding protein: MSGLTLQNVTKSYGAVEVIKGVDLEVSEGEFVVFVGPSGCGKSTLLRMIAGLEDCTSGQVEIGGKDVTDAEPSERGIAMVFQSYALYPHMSVRENIGFGLSLNRTPKSEIKARVEETARILQLEDYLDRKPKALSGGQRQRVAIGRAIVRNPKVFLFDEPLSNLDAALRANMRLELTDLHARLKSTMVYVTHDQVEAMTMADKIVILKDGKIEQVGSPMDLYESPATPFVAGFIGSPQMNLFEGHETLGGPGKTYGIRPEHIDVSTTDGKWQGTIRHIERLGANTILHLDVPGLGTVTIVCDGGLRFAIGQELWATPQQEKEHWFQSSH; encoded by the coding sequence ATGTCGGGTCTTACACTTCAAAACGTGACCAAATCCTATGGCGCGGTCGAGGTTATCAAGGGGGTCGACCTTGAGGTCTCGGAGGGTGAATTCGTCGTGTTTGTTGGCCCTTCGGGCTGCGGAAAATCGACGCTTTTGCGGATGATTGCGGGGTTGGAGGACTGCACCAGCGGTCAGGTCGAGATTGGCGGAAAAGACGTTACCGATGCCGAACCGTCGGAACGCGGCATTGCGATGGTGTTCCAGTCTTACGCGCTTTATCCGCATATGTCGGTGCGGGAAAACATCGGGTTTGGCCTGAGCCTGAACCGGACCCCGAAGTCAGAGATAAAGGCGCGTGTTGAGGAAACAGCCCGTATTCTGCAGCTCGAGGATTATCTGGATCGAAAGCCGAAGGCCTTGTCTGGCGGGCAGCGCCAGCGCGTGGCCATCGGCAGGGCGATTGTGCGCAATCCCAAGGTGTTTCTATTTGACGAACCGCTGTCCAATCTGGACGCGGCCCTGCGAGCCAACATGCGGCTTGAGCTGACGGACCTGCATGCCCGCCTCAAATCCACAATGGTCTACGTCACCCACGATCAGGTTGAAGCGATGACAATGGCCGACAAGATCGTCATCCTGAAAGACGGAAAGATCGAGCAGGTCGGAAGCCCGATGGATCTATACGAATCCCCCGCGACGCCATTTGTCGCAGGCTTCATCGGCTCACCGCAGATGAACCTGTTTGAGGGGCATGAAACGCTTGGCGGACCGGGGAAGACATACGGCATCCGGCCTGAGCATATTGATGTCTCGACCACGGACGGGAAGTGGCAAGGCACGATCCGCCATATCGAGCGTCTGGGCGCCAATACCATCCTGCATCTGGATGTGCCCGGATTGGGGACTGTGACGATTGTCTGTGACGGAGGCTTGCGCTTTGCGATTGGCCAAGAGCTTTGGGCGACGCCACAGCAAGAAAAAGAGCATTGGTTTCAAAGCTCGCATTGA
- a CDS encoding ABC transporter ATP-binding protein, translated as MIDIAHIEKYYGTFHALRDVSCSIGAGEFFSLLGPSGCGKTTLLRVIAGFEDFKSGTLTIDGVDMQGRSPDKRPTNMVFQSYAIFPHLTISQNVAYGLRAQKVPKTEWPAKVGEALEKVGLSGYGERAAHQLSGGQRQRVALARALILKPKVLLLDEPLSALDRKLREDMQSELRRLQRDLGITFIMVTHDQDEALTMSDRVAVLHEGEIQQISTPQQLYQKPERRFVAEFFGMMNLLPAKLTAQDGDTATVDVAGFGPCAFPASAVPTGPLTAGIRPEQMTLLYDDQPAQGDVLSGTIAEVTYRGDMTYYDITLSGLDQPIWLSMRNTSGRRILKTGEPARIQWTRDALLLLNDT; from the coding sequence ATGATCGACATCGCCCACATCGAAAAGTACTACGGCACCTTCCACGCCTTGCGGGATGTCAGCTGTTCCATCGGCGCAGGCGAATTCTTTTCGCTGCTCGGCCCCTCGGGCTGTGGCAAGACCACGCTTCTGCGGGTGATCGCCGGGTTTGAGGATTTCAAATCCGGCACCCTGACTATCGACGGCGTCGATATGCAGGGCCGATCCCCCGACAAGCGCCCCACCAATATGGTGTTCCAAAGCTACGCGATCTTCCCGCACCTGACGATTTCGCAGAACGTGGCCTACGGGCTGCGCGCGCAAAAAGTGCCGAAAACCGAATGGCCCGCCAAGGTGGGCGAGGCGCTCGAAAAGGTTGGCTTGTCAGGCTACGGCGAACGCGCCGCACACCAGTTGTCCGGCGGCCAACGCCAGCGCGTGGCACTTGCCCGCGCCCTGATCCTGAAACCCAAAGTGCTGCTTTTGGATGAACCGCTCTCTGCGCTTGACCGCAAGTTGCGCGAAGACATGCAATCCGAGTTGCGCCGCCTGCAACGCGATCTGGGCATCACCTTCATCATGGTCACCCACGACCAAGACGAAGCACTCACCATGTCTGACCGCGTCGCCGTGCTGCACGAAGGCGAGATACAGCAGATCTCGACCCCTCAACAACTTTACCAGAAACCTGAACGCCGGTTCGTTGCAGAATTCTTCGGCATGATGAACCTGCTTCCCGCCAAACTGACCGCGCAGGACGGCGACACCGCCACCGTTGATGTCGCAGGCTTTGGCCCCTGCGCCTTCCCCGCCTCTGCCGTGCCCACCGGCCCGCTGACCGCCGGCATCCGCCCCGAACAGATGACCCTGCTTTATGACGACCAGCCCGCACAGGGCGACGTGCTGTCAGGCACCATCGCAGAAGTGACCTATCGCGGTGATATGACCTACTACGATATCACGCTCTCGGGTCTCGATCAGCCGATCTGGCTGTCCATGCGCAACACCTCTGGCCGCCGTATCCTGAAAACCGGCGAACCGGCCCGCATCCAATGGACGCGCGACGCGCTGCTCCTGCTCAATGACACCTGA
- a CDS encoding carbohydrate ABC transporter permease, giving the protein MTPARQTARKKRSPYPAWFFLPAGVIYGVLFLVPTFASVYFSLTRWNLFNSTFIGLDNFVSFFQEPFLVKGLINTIIFAVLTAVLKCIIGLGLGILLTSNIWMRGLLRTIAFFPVLVSVIGIGITFTIMMHPTQGIINVALEVIGIDGPGWLTTPSLALYSVAFVEVWRGVGLASVIFIAGLVSIPRDYYEAARIDGATKWQQFWRITLPLVRPATATVMILSVVYGLRSFELIWTMTKGGPGFSSDVIASVIYKQYQAGFYGLSTAGNVILFVLITVLVMPLVSYFNRRELDL; this is encoded by the coding sequence ATGACACCCGCAAGACAAACGGCCCGCAAGAAGCGGTCGCCCTATCCGGCATGGTTCTTTCTGCCTGCGGGCGTGATCTATGGGGTGTTGTTCCTGGTTCCCACGTTCGCGTCTGTCTATTTCAGCCTGACCCGTTGGAACCTGTTTAACTCGACGTTTATCGGTCTTGATAACTTTGTGTCGTTCTTTCAGGAGCCCTTTCTGGTCAAGGGTCTGATCAACACGATCATCTTTGCTGTGCTGACGGCCGTTCTGAAGTGCATCATTGGCCTGGGCCTTGGCATTCTGCTGACATCGAACATCTGGATGCGTGGCCTGCTGCGCACCATCGCCTTTTTTCCCGTCCTCGTCTCGGTAATCGGGATCGGGATTACATTCACAATCATGATGCATCCGACCCAAGGCATCATCAATGTTGCGCTGGAAGTGATCGGGATAGATGGGCCGGGTTGGCTGACGACGCCGTCGCTGGCGCTGTATTCTGTGGCCTTTGTCGAGGTCTGGCGCGGTGTGGGGCTTGCCAGCGTCATTTTCATCGCGGGGCTGGTGTCGATCCCACGGGACTACTATGAGGCCGCGCGCATTGATGGGGCCACCAAGTGGCAGCAATTCTGGCGCATCACACTGCCGCTGGTACGTCCCGCAACTGCCACGGTGATGATCCTTTCGGTTGTCTACGGGCTGCGGTCGTTTGAGCTGATCTGGACGATGACAAAGGGCGGGCCGGGGTTCTCTTCGGATGTGATCGCTTCGGTCATTTACAAGCAGTATCAGGCCGGATTCTATGGGTTGTCGACGGCGGGTAATGTGATCCTGTTCGTTCTCATCACGGTGCTGGTCATGCCCTTGGTATCTTACTTCAACCGGCGGGAGCTTGACCTATGA